The following are encoded together in the Peromyscus leucopus breed LL Stock chromosome 1, UCI_PerLeu_2.1, whole genome shotgun sequence genome:
- the Aqp11 gene encoding aquaporin-11: MSALLGLRPEVQDTCTSLGLMLLVVLLMGLARVIARQQLHRPSAHAFVLEFLATFQLCCCTHELQLLSEQDPAHPTWTLTLIYFFSLVHGLTLVGTVSNPCGVMMQMILGGMSPETGAMRLLAQLVSALCSRYCISALWSLSLTKYHFNERSLACKNPIHTDMSKAIITEAICSFIFHSALLHFQEVRTKLRIHLLAALITFLAYAGGSLTGALFNPALALSLHFPCFDENFYQFFVVYWLAPSLGVLLMILTFSFFLPWLHNNQMTNKKE; the protein is encoded by the exons ATGTCCGCGCTACTGGGGCTCCGGCCCGAGGTGCAGGACACCTGCACCTCGCTGGGGCTGATGCTGTTGGTCGTGCTGCTCATGGGGCTGGCCCGTGTGATCGCCCGGCAGCAGCTGCACAGGCCCTCGGCCCACGCCTTCGTCCTGGAGTTTCTAGCCACCTTCCAGCTCTGCTGCTGCACCCATGAGCTCCAACTGCTGAGCGAGCAGGACCCCGCGCACCCCACCTGGACGCTGACACTGATCTACTTCTTCTCCTTGGTGCATGGCCTGACCCTGGTGGGCACAGTCAGCAACCCGTGCGGCGTGATGATGCAGATGATTCTGGGGGGTATGTCCCCCGAGACGGGTGCCATGAGGTTGTTGGCTCAGCTGGTTAGCGCCCTATGCAGCAGGTACTGCATAAGCGCCCTGTGGAGCCTGAGTCTGACCAAGTACCACTTCAACGAGAGGAGCTTAGCTTGCAAGAATCCCATCCACACGGACATGTCCAAAGCGATCATCACAGAGGCCATCTGCTCCTTTATTTTCCACAGCGCTCTACTGCACTTCCAGGAGGTCCGAACCAAGCTTCGCATCCACCTGCTGGCTGCACTCATCACCTTTTTGGCCTATGCAG GAGGGAGCCTCACGGGGGCGCTGTTCAACCCAGCTCTGGCGCTCTCCCTGCACTTCCCCTGCTTCGATGAGAACTTCTATCAGTTTTTTGTAGtgtactggcttgctccttctcTAG GTGTGTTGCTGATGATCCTGACGTTCAGCTTTTTCCTTCCATGGCTGCATAACAACCAAATGACTAATAAAAAGGAGTAA
- the LOC119087658 gene encoding non-histone chromosomal protein HMG-14-like has translation MPKRKVSADGAAKAEAKRCSARLSAKPTPAKVDAKPKKAPGKDKPSDKKVQTKGKRGAKGKQAEVADQQTTDVPAEHGEAENQSPASEVEEKEAKSD, from the coding sequence ATGCCCAAGAGGAAGGTTAGCGCCGACGGAGCAGCGAAGGCGGAGGCCAAGCGGTGCTCGGCGAGGCTGTCGGCCAAGCCCACCCCTGCCAAGGTGGACGCGAAGCCGAAGAAGGCCCCGGGAAAGGATAAACCATCAGACAAAAAAGTGCAAACaaaggggaagaggggagcaaaGGGCAAACAGGCGGAGGTGGCTGACCAGCAAACCACAGATGTGCCTGCAGAacatggagaggctgagaaccagagtccagcctctgaagtcgaagagaaagaagccaagtcCGACTAA